One genomic region from Vibrio sp. STUT-A11 encodes:
- a CDS encoding dicarboxylate/amino acid:cation symporter, with the protein MNTKKPMSLTSRVIFGMVAGILTGFAIRTLFADNGFVDAYIVNGLFEVGGQIFVASLKMLVVPLVFVSLVCGTSSLKDLSTLGRMGGKTLALYIVTTAVAITLALTMGTVFQPGAGADLTAVSSFKSAEAPSLGQVIIDMFPTNPISAMAEGKTLQVIVFAVLFGIAISAAGKPGERIAAFFSDLNEVIMKLVAILMNLAPFGVFFLMAKLFTGLGLGAILNLAEYFIVLAGTLLLHGLVTYSVMLKGFTGLSPITFLRKMEDAVMFAFSTASSNATIPVTMETAKHRMGVENRVSSFTVPLGATVNMDGTAIMQGVATAFIAQAFNIDLTMGDYLMVIMTATLASIGTAGVPGVGLVMLAMVLNQVGLPLEGIALIMGVDRLLDMIRTAVNITGDSAVTVIVAKSEGALDEARFNDPMAGVAEEEVHLKRADA; encoded by the coding sequence ATGAATACCAAGAAACCGATGTCGCTTACCAGCCGTGTTATTTTCGGTATGGTGGCGGGTATCTTGACAGGATTTGCAATTCGCACACTTTTTGCCGACAACGGATTTGTCGACGCATACATTGTTAATGGACTATTTGAAGTTGGTGGACAGATCTTTGTCGCCAGCTTGAAGATGCTAGTAGTACCTTTGGTATTTGTATCACTGGTTTGTGGTACTAGCTCTCTTAAAGACCTATCTACCTTAGGTCGCATGGGTGGTAAAACCCTTGCTTTATACATTGTAACAACAGCGGTCGCTATCACGCTTGCTCTGACAATGGGCACCGTGTTCCAGCCAGGCGCTGGCGCTGATCTTACGGCGGTAAGTTCATTTAAGTCAGCAGAAGCACCGTCTTTGGGTCAAGTGATCATCGACATGTTCCCGACTAACCCAATCAGTGCAATGGCTGAAGGCAAAACGCTTCAAGTTATCGTGTTTGCCGTTTTATTTGGTATCGCGATCAGTGCTGCAGGTAAGCCAGGTGAGCGCATCGCTGCATTCTTCTCAGACTTGAATGAAGTGATCATGAAGCTGGTTGCTATTTTAATGAACCTTGCACCATTCGGTGTGTTCTTCCTGATGGCGAAGCTGTTTACTGGTCTTGGTCTGGGTGCAATCCTAAACCTTGCCGAGTACTTTATCGTACTAGCCGGCACACTATTGCTACACGGTCTGGTTACCTACAGCGTGATGTTAAAAGGCTTTACTGGTCTTAGCCCAATCACCTTCCTACGTAAAATGGAAGATGCTGTGATGTTTGCATTCTCGACTGCATCATCGAACGCGACCATTCCTGTTACGATGGAAACAGCAAAACACCGCATGGGCGTAGAAAACCGTGTGTCTTCGTTCACTGTACCACTTGGTGCAACCGTGAACATGGACGGAACGGCGATCATGCAAGGTGTCGCTACCGCGTTTATCGCACAGGCATTCAACATTGATTTAACCATGGGTGACTACCTGATGGTTATCATGACGGCGACTCTGGCATCTATAGGTACTGCTGGTGTTCCTGGTGTTGGCCTTGTAATGCTAGCGATGGTACTAAACCAAGTAGGCTTGCCTCTGGAAGGTATCGCTCTGATTATGGGTGTTGACCGTCTACTGGATATGATTCGTACCGCAGTAAACATTACTGGTGATAGCGCAGTAACGGTTATTGTTGCTAAATCAGAAGGTGCATTGGATGAAGCTCGCTTCAACGATCCAATGGCCGGCGTAGCCGAAGAAGAAGTGCATCTTAAACGCGCTGACGCTTAA
- a CDS encoding patatin family protein yields the protein MVKKAIVVEGGAMRGVFASGVLDAFMEQNYKPFDFAIGVSAGASNLIGYLTDYPHRSINIITKLATCKRFFDPTRFIKGGDLIDVKWLFEESNRLYPVDEKKLFDGIPFFATTTNVDTGKADYYRVNRDNFHHALEATTALPIAYKHTPCFSGGCYTDGGVADSIPVREAYRRGARDITVVLSHPLNYSKKPAKTTWLTKKLFAEHPKMVEAMLHRTENYNESLAFIRNPPEDARIRVIAPPDNFHVQRLSMRQSVLLEGYEMGLAEGRAHLKNLAGAHGLDRENCHFCI from the coding sequence ATGGTTAAAAAAGCAATTGTGGTTGAAGGTGGTGCGATGCGAGGCGTCTTCGCTAGTGGCGTGCTAGACGCATTCATGGAGCAAAATTACAAGCCGTTTGATTTTGCAATCGGTGTATCGGCAGGTGCATCGAATCTGATTGGTTACTTAACTGATTACCCACATCGCAGTATTAATATCATCACCAAGCTTGCAACCTGTAAACGTTTCTTCGATCCAACCCGCTTTATAAAGGGCGGTGACCTTATTGACGTTAAATGGTTATTTGAAGAGTCTAACCGTTTATATCCAGTCGATGAAAAGAAGCTGTTCGATGGCATCCCATTTTTTGCGACCACAACCAATGTTGATACAGGTAAAGCTGACTACTATCGAGTCAATCGCGATAACTTCCATCACGCGCTAGAAGCGACGACTGCTTTGCCTATCGCGTACAAACATACCCCTTGCTTTTCTGGTGGCTGCTACACCGACGGAGGCGTGGCGGACTCAATTCCGGTTCGCGAAGCTTACCGAAGAGGCGCGAGAGACATTACTGTGGTGTTATCCCACCCGCTGAATTATTCGAAGAAGCCTGCCAAAACAACCTGGCTCACTAAGAAGCTGTTTGCCGAGCATCCTAAAATGGTCGAAGCAATGTTGCACCGAACAGAGAACTATAACGAATCGTTGGCGTTTATTCGTAACCCGCCGGAAGATGCGCGTATCCGCGTTATTGCTCCGCCTGATAATTTTCATGTACAGCGTTTATCAATGCGTCAGTCTGTGTTGCTTGAAGGTTATGAGATGGGGCTTGCAGAGGGCAGAGCACACCTGAAAAATCTTGCTGGTGCTCATGGCCTAGATCGAGAAAACTGTCACTTCTGTATTTAG
- a CDS encoding alpha-amylase, giving the protein MKLNLITTTLLLASASAIAEPNITISTTTNSRDFPLSAEQPLVVPLTKDGYTLKITGVEGSCTAPDGQNVKFNTPISLNCGEPTELALKIRFTGDYSFAYDEQAKTLLFKREPKKAAKTEFKRSIPKVQCEVYQGGEVSIALGDSFPDGTKLRDAYSGQVAEVKNQQVSLVPDQASGGIVLLEPIKKTRQAIPFDYRNANIYFVMVDRFNNADSSNDASYGRKKDGKEEIGTFHGGDLKGVIEKLDYIKNLGTDAIWLSPIVEQVHGFVGGGDSGSFPFYAYHGYWTRDFTKIDENFGSEADLKMLVDEAHKRGLKVLMDAVINHTGYSTLADLQFDGIEVLKPGADLPKKWANWQPKSGENWHSYHQYINYQSPNWVSWWGGDWVRAGLPGYPEPGSSDITMSLAGLPDFVTESDKAVTPPKWLLDNPGTRVKARDNFTVSDYLIEWQTDWVKRFGIDGYRVDTVKHVEGDVWKRLKQEASQSLEQWREENGKSGQPFWMMGEVWGHTAYRSPYFDDGFDALINFDMQKKLDKGAACFSQMADTYQSYADTIANEKDFNPVSYMSSHDTELFFSRFKDYAMQRNAANALLLSPGAVQVYYGDEVGRNIGPYADDFHQGTRSDMVWELTDDKQSLLKHWQTLGQFRKAHPAIGAGKHRVIAQDGAYVFSRTLAGDKVVVAFVGREKP; this is encoded by the coding sequence ATGAAACTGAATCTGATCACGACGACATTATTACTCGCCTCGGCAAGCGCTATCGCTGAACCCAATATCACCATATCTACCACAACCAATAGCCGCGACTTTCCACTCAGTGCCGAGCAACCTTTAGTCGTGCCGCTTACCAAAGACGGCTACACACTAAAAATAACCGGTGTCGAGGGAAGTTGTACCGCGCCCGACGGACAAAACGTAAAGTTCAATACACCCATTTCACTGAACTGTGGCGAGCCGACAGAACTTGCGCTGAAAATACGTTTTACCGGCGATTACTCGTTTGCCTATGATGAGCAGGCAAAAACACTTCTGTTTAAGCGAGAACCAAAGAAAGCGGCGAAGACTGAGTTCAAACGCTCGATCCCAAAAGTCCAATGTGAAGTCTATCAAGGTGGCGAAGTGTCCATTGCATTGGGTGATAGTTTCCCCGATGGAACCAAATTGCGGGATGCTTACTCAGGGCAGGTAGCCGAAGTAAAAAATCAGCAAGTCTCTTTGGTGCCAGACCAAGCGTCAGGTGGAATCGTACTTCTCGAGCCGATAAAGAAAACTAGGCAAGCAATACCGTTTGATTACCGCAATGCCAATATCTACTTTGTGATGGTTGATAGATTCAACAACGCAGATAGCAGCAATGACGCCAGCTATGGGCGTAAAAAAGACGGGAAAGAAGAAATCGGTACCTTCCACGGTGGTGATCTCAAAGGAGTGATTGAGAAGCTCGACTACATTAAGAATTTGGGGACGGATGCAATTTGGCTCTCACCGATCGTTGAGCAGGTACACGGTTTTGTTGGCGGTGGCGACAGTGGCTCGTTCCCATTTTATGCTTATCATGGTTACTGGACCCGTGACTTCACTAAGATCGACGAAAACTTCGGCAGTGAAGCTGACTTAAAGATGCTGGTGGACGAAGCGCACAAACGCGGGCTAAAAGTGCTGATGGATGCCGTCATCAACCACACAGGTTACTCCACACTTGCCGATTTACAGTTTGATGGTATCGAAGTGCTCAAACCGGGCGCTGATTTGCCAAAAAAGTGGGCGAACTGGCAACCAAAGAGTGGCGAAAACTGGCATAGCTATCACCAATATATTAATTACCAAAGTCCGAACTGGGTTAGCTGGTGGGGCGGTGATTGGGTAAGAGCCGGTTTACCGGGCTATCCTGAGCCGGGCAGTAGCGATATCACAATGTCGCTCGCTGGGTTGCCGGACTTTGTCACCGAATCTGATAAAGCGGTAACGCCACCTAAGTGGCTACTAGACAATCCGGGTACGCGTGTTAAAGCGCGAGACAATTTCACCGTGTCTGATTATTTAATTGAATGGCAAACGGATTGGGTGAAGCGCTTTGGCATTGATGGATATCGCGTCGACACAGTAAAACACGTCGAAGGTGACGTATGGAAACGCCTGAAGCAGGAAGCTTCTCAAAGCTTGGAGCAGTGGCGTGAAGAAAACGGTAAATCCGGTCAACCGTTCTGGATGATGGGCGAAGTTTGGGGACATACGGCCTATCGCAGCCCTTACTTTGATGATGGTTTTGATGCACTGATCAATTTTGATATGCAGAAGAAACTCGATAAAGGCGCAGCCTGTTTTAGCCAAATGGCTGACACCTACCAAAGCTATGCCGACACCATCGCCAACGAGAAAGACTTTAACCCTGTCAGCTATATGTCCTCTCACGATACCGAGTTGTTCTTCTCACGCTTCAAAGACTACGCCATGCAGCGTAACGCAGCGAATGCGCTGTTATTAAGCCCTGGCGCTGTACAGGTCTATTATGGCGATGAAGTGGGGCGTAACATTGGCCCGTATGCAGACGACTTCCACCAAGGCACTCGCTCTGACATGGTGTGGGAGCTGACTGACGACAAGCAATCGTTGTTGAAACATTGGCAGACACTAGGGCAGTTCCGTAAAGCACACCCTGCGATTGGAGCGGGTAAGCATCGCGTAATCGCTCAGGATGGAGCGTACGTTTTCTCTCGTACTCTTGCTGGAGACAAGGTAGTGGTTGCGTTTGTCGGCAGAGAGAAACCGTAA
- a CDS encoding alpha/beta hydrolase, with product MNAQSFVDAGLHYTPHTFKVPLDYKDESKGTIVVFARSVCLVGDEGSTKPWLVYLQGGPGFASPRQNGHNGWIKRALQEYRVLLLDQRGTGNSSVINHQTLAHLTPQQQAEHLSHFRADNIVRDAEFIRQQFGVEKWAILGQSFGGFCSLTYLSLFPESLTRSYITGGVPSVSRHPDDVYQATFKRTMDKNRAFFQQFPKAQQLCQTIADHLLENEEFLPNGQRFTVEQFQQIGINFGVSDTFLPTYYWLESALIEVNGKAQLRYEFLSDMLAQQNFQTNPIYAILHESIYCQGFASNWSAHRVRQSNQAFNYEKGKPFYFTGEMVFPWMFDQYVNLKPLKQAAEMLASKEDWPSLYDQNQLAMNQVPVSCAVYADDMFVEMDISRETLTSMPNAKAWITNEYEHNGLRADGERILDTLIAMGNQTAATLA from the coding sequence ATGAATGCTCAATCGTTTGTCGACGCAGGATTACACTACACTCCTCACACATTTAAGGTCCCTTTGGATTACAAAGATGAGAGCAAAGGCACCATTGTAGTCTTTGCCCGCTCGGTTTGCCTGGTGGGAGATGAAGGCTCAACAAAGCCATGGCTGGTGTATCTCCAAGGTGGTCCCGGCTTTGCTTCTCCACGTCAAAATGGCCACAACGGCTGGATAAAACGAGCGCTTCAAGAGTACCGGGTATTACTGCTTGATCAGCGAGGTACCGGAAACAGCTCAGTAATCAATCATCAAACGCTGGCGCACCTGACACCACAGCAGCAGGCGGAACACCTGAGTCATTTCCGCGCAGACAATATCGTTCGTGATGCTGAATTTATACGTCAGCAATTTGGTGTAGAAAAATGGGCGATATTAGGACAAAGCTTCGGTGGATTTTGCTCTTTAACCTATTTGTCGCTGTTCCCTGAAAGTCTGACTCGAAGCTACATTACTGGTGGCGTGCCATCTGTTTCGCGTCACCCAGACGATGTCTATCAAGCAACGTTTAAACGTACGATGGATAAAAACCGGGCGTTTTTCCAGCAATTTCCTAAAGCACAACAGCTTTGCCAAACGATTGCCGATCACCTGCTAGAAAATGAAGAGTTCCTGCCAAATGGGCAACGCTTTACCGTTGAGCAATTCCAACAGATTGGGATTAATTTTGGGGTCAGCGATACCTTCTTACCAACGTATTACTGGCTTGAAAGCGCATTAATAGAAGTAAACGGAAAAGCGCAGCTGCGTTACGAATTTTTAAGTGACATGCTGGCGCAGCAAAACTTCCAAACCAACCCAATTTACGCCATTTTGCACGAATCGATATACTGCCAGGGCTTTGCTTCAAACTGGAGTGCACACCGGGTACGGCAGTCAAACCAAGCGTTTAACTATGAAAAAGGTAAGCCTTTCTACTTTACCGGAGAAATGGTTTTCCCATGGATGTTTGACCAATACGTTAACCTAAAACCATTGAAACAAGCCGCTGAAATGCTGGCGAGTAAAGAAGATTGGCCATCACTTTATGACCAAAACCAACTGGCAATGAACCAAGTCCCGGTAAGCTGTGCGGTTTACGCCGACGATATGTTTGTGGAAATGGACATCAGCCGAGAAACACTCACATCCATGCCGAATGCAAAAGCGTGGATCACCAACGAATATGAACACAATGGTCTGCGTGCTGACGGTGAGCGCATTCTGGATACCTTAATCGCTATGGGTAACCAGACTGCGGCGACTTTGGCTTGA
- the mtgA gene encoding monofunctional biosynthetic peptidoglycan transglycosylase: MFKRLKSFLIKVVLVLLLAPVVLVGAVKFVDPPIWGWKLSRLVSPPTNYPEKSQHEWVPLSQISKNMQLAVIATEDQKFPTHYGVDFESLFNVIANADENGPSRGASTITQQTAKNVFLFPAHSYVRKAYELYFALLMEAMWSKKRILEVYLNVVEFGPGIYGTEAAAQNYFGVSSDRLSKWQAAQLAVVLPNPYRIKVYPQSDYTQRRTRWAMNQMRNLGSVQL; this comes from the coding sequence ATGTTCAAAAGGCTAAAGTCATTTCTAATTAAAGTGGTGTTGGTACTGTTGCTCGCTCCTGTTGTACTAGTCGGGGCGGTAAAGTTTGTCGATCCTCCAATTTGGGGCTGGAAGCTCAGTCGCCTTGTCTCACCTCCAACAAATTATCCTGAAAAAAGTCAGCACGAATGGGTACCTTTGTCGCAAATCTCCAAGAACATGCAGCTTGCTGTGATTGCAACCGAAGATCAGAAATTCCCGACGCACTATGGGGTCGACTTTGAGTCTCTATTTAACGTGATAGCGAATGCGGACGAAAATGGCCCATCCCGTGGAGCAAGCACGATTACTCAACAAACCGCTAAGAACGTTTTTTTGTTTCCTGCTCATTCTTATGTGCGTAAGGCCTATGAGCTTTACTTTGCTCTGCTAATGGAAGCGATGTGGAGTAAAAAGCGCATTCTGGAAGTCTACCTAAACGTGGTTGAATTTGGTCCGGGTATTTATGGCACAGAAGCGGCTGCTCAGAACTACTTTGGGGTTAGCTCGGACAGGTTGTCGAAGTGGCAAGCGGCGCAATTAGCTGTCGTGCTGCCTAATCCTTATCGTATAAAAGTTTACCCGCAAAGCGACTATACTCAGCGCCGCACCAGATGGGCGATGAATCAAATGCGGAATTTAGGCAGTGTTCAGTTGTAG
- a CDS encoding YkvA family protein has translation MTTAMSLKSAPNDAVDDTLKVPDEKTFWHKMKRSVKKAGEELAVMGIKSWLAMTDANTSVRHKAILGGALAYFVLPTDMVPDVLAGVGFTDDMAALTLAANTVGNAITPEHEEQARAKLNSMAND, from the coding sequence ATGACTACAGCCATGTCTTTAAAATCGGCGCCTAATGACGCCGTTGATGACACGCTAAAAGTGCCAGATGAAAAAACGTTTTGGCACAAGATGAAAAGATCGGTCAAGAAAGCGGGTGAAGAGCTCGCGGTGATGGGGATTAAATCCTGGCTCGCGATGACAGACGCTAATACCTCTGTTCGCCATAAAGCGATTCTTGGTGGGGCATTAGCGTATTTCGTTCTCCCAACGGATATGGTGCCCGATGTGCTGGCTGGCGTTGGATTCACTGATGATATGGCAGCGCTCACATTAGCTGCGAACACGGTTGGCAACGCTATTACGCCAGAGCATGAAGAACAAGCCAGAGCGAAACTGAATTCAATGGCTAATGACTAA
- a CDS encoding MarC family protein: MQELIVHTVTVFMGFFAIMNPIANIPIFLSLTADEDKETVRSIALRSVFIAFIIVAVFSIAGKLIFDLFGITLYALRITGGILVFLIGYNMLQGDTTHQKTKEKAYSPAQQQAALSIAVSPLAMPILAGPGTIATAMNFATAGGFDQTIITIISFAVLCIITYILFLFGDKLVKAVGPSALNVVTKMMGLILAVIGTQMLIDGAAEAYKNVFS, translated from the coding sequence ATGCAAGAGTTAATCGTTCACACAGTAACGGTATTTATGGGTTTCTTCGCTATCATGAACCCTATCGCGAATATTCCCATATTCTTGAGCTTAACCGCAGATGAAGATAAAGAGACGGTTCGTTCCATTGCACTGCGTTCCGTATTCATTGCCTTTATCATCGTTGCGGTGTTTTCAATTGCGGGAAAACTGATTTTCGATTTATTTGGGATTACGCTTTATGCACTGCGTATTACTGGCGGCATTCTGGTCTTTTTGATTGGTTACAACATGCTACAAGGTGATACTACCCATCAAAAGACCAAGGAAAAGGCTTACTCACCTGCCCAGCAACAAGCAGCGTTAAGTATCGCGGTTTCCCCTCTCGCGATGCCAATATTAGCCGGTCCTGGCACTATCGCAACGGCGATGAACTTTGCGACCGCTGGTGGGTTTGATCAAACAATCATTACCATCATTTCATTTGCTGTACTTTGTATTATTACTTATATCCTGTTCTTATTTGGCGATAAATTAGTTAAAGCGGTTGGTCCTAGTGCGCTCAATGTTGTGACCAAAATGATGGGTCTGATATTGGCGGTCATTGGCACTCAAATGCTGATAGATGGGGCTGCTGAAGCGTATAAGAACGTTTTCTCTTAA
- a CDS encoding DUF1835 domain-containing protein — translation MQPHNSFSINLNQQKVIAKKRLKAIRQRDFNTLNLVKQFHSQPKALSFESIRLADVQHALARELGLPSWNKLKAHVERLESHKNAIAKREKALDSSLSTLHVRCGHDIQEKLKESGFEGRFLPMIDPLCMGPIPKAEQSFLVIRAQFVVDTLLPVMGHKESVQNVAQQEQRNVETLLDDKFERIVFWVEHDSYDQLMLIRCLTYLENVKDKVIEIIELNQFPGTERFIGFGQLPAEAIRSCWHDRKPINARLMSQASRCWQAITEETPDSIVSLLDQHELDCLPNINAVLMRHLRELPHSMSGLSFTQRLALNALKEQSNAISVSKWFQLYQQSEPLPYLGDVMFYALVLPLATNEKPLIAVDALEKNWWEQQVCITEHGIQCLNGNAKFEQQYWVGGIPNNNKSRWEWDHVQLSSLSHVPC, via the coding sequence ATGCAACCTCACAATAGCTTCTCAATTAATCTCAATCAGCAAAAAGTCATCGCTAAAAAGCGTTTAAAGGCAATTCGTCAACGTGACTTCAATACGCTAAATCTGGTTAAACAGTTTCACTCCCAACCCAAGGCTCTATCTTTCGAGTCTATTCGGCTTGCTGATGTTCAACATGCTTTAGCAAGAGAGCTCGGCTTACCGAGTTGGAACAAACTAAAAGCTCACGTGGAACGTTTAGAATCGCATAAGAACGCTATCGCTAAACGAGAAAAAGCGTTAGACAGTAGCCTGAGTACACTCCATGTTCGTTGTGGGCATGATATTCAGGAAAAGCTTAAAGAAAGCGGCTTTGAAGGTCGGTTTCTACCCATGATTGATCCACTATGCATGGGTCCTATTCCTAAAGCTGAGCAATCATTTTTAGTCATACGCGCTCAGTTCGTTGTTGATACGCTGCTGCCCGTCATGGGGCATAAAGAATCTGTTCAAAACGTCGCTCAGCAAGAGCAGCGTAACGTAGAGACTCTGCTAGACGATAAGTTTGAGCGCATCGTATTTTGGGTGGAGCATGATAGCTATGATCAACTCATGTTGATCCGTTGCCTGACTTATCTTGAGAACGTAAAAGATAAAGTCATTGAGATTATTGAATTGAACCAATTCCCAGGTACAGAACGTTTTATCGGCTTTGGACAGCTACCCGCAGAGGCGATTCGTTCATGCTGGCATGATCGCAAGCCGATAAACGCAAGATTAATGAGCCAGGCCAGTCGGTGTTGGCAAGCTATCACAGAAGAAACGCCAGATTCTATTGTCTCTTTATTAGATCAACATGAATTGGATTGCTTGCCAAATATAAATGCAGTTCTTATGCGGCATTTGCGCGAGCTCCCCCATTCAATGTCAGGGTTGAGCTTCACTCAGCGTCTCGCACTCAATGCACTTAAGGAACAAAGCAACGCGATTTCAGTGAGTAAGTGGTTTCAGCTTTATCAGCAGAGCGAACCTTTACCCTACCTGGGTGATGTGATGTTCTACGCACTGGTCCTTCCTTTAGCGACCAATGAGAAACCACTGATAGCTGTAGATGCGTTAGAAAAAAACTGGTGGGAGCAACAAGTGTGTATAACCGAGCATGGAATACAGTGCTTAAACGGTAACGCTAAATTTGAGCAACAATATTGGGTTGGTGGAATTCCAAACAACAACAAAAGCCGTTGGGAGTGGGATCATGTGCAGCTATCTAGCCTGTCCCATGTACCATGTTGA
- a CDS encoding rhodanese-related sulfurtransferase gives MSQYVVCALYKFVELGNYQELREPLLALMEKNQIRGTLLLASEGINGTVASDRAGIDTLLEWLNAEPRLAGTVYKESLAETQPFNRTKVKLKKEIVTLGVEGIDPRHVVGTYIKPKDWNDLIADPEVFVVDTRNDYEIEIGTFKGAVNPNTETFREFPDYVKENMDPTKHKKVAMFCTGGIRCEKSTAYMKEQGFDEVYHLEGGILKYLEEVPQEESMWEGDCYVFDGRVAVNHQLEKADYDLCNACRLPITEEDKQSDLYEQGVSCPKCHGTHSEEQIARFREREKQISLADQRGEQHVGGESAKQREERRAAKIAQKEAQRKQA, from the coding sequence ATGAGTCAGTATGTTGTCTGTGCGCTGTACAAGTTTGTGGAACTAGGTAACTATCAAGAGCTACGCGAACCATTGCTTGCACTGATGGAAAAGAACCAGATTCGTGGCACCCTTCTGCTGGCAAGTGAAGGTATCAACGGTACCGTTGCTTCCGACCGTGCGGGTATTGATACCCTGCTTGAATGGCTAAATGCAGAGCCTCGTCTTGCGGGCACTGTTTATAAAGAGTCGCTTGCTGAGACACAGCCTTTTAACCGCACTAAAGTAAAACTCAAAAAAGAGATCGTAACTTTAGGTGTTGAAGGCATCGATCCGCGTCATGTAGTTGGCACTTATATAAAACCAAAAGACTGGAACGATCTTATCGCAGATCCAGAAGTGTTTGTTGTTGATACGCGTAATGATTACGAAATCGAAATCGGTACTTTTAAAGGTGCGGTAAACCCGAACACTGAAACTTTCCGTGAGTTTCCAGACTACGTAAAAGAAAACATGGACCCGACCAAGCATAAGAAAGTGGCGATGTTCTGTACCGGTGGTATCCGTTGTGAGAAATCAACCGCTTACATGAAAGAGCAAGGCTTTGACGAAGTTTATCACCTTGAAGGCGGCATCCTAAAGTACTTGGAAGAAGTACCACAAGAAGAGAGCATGTGGGAAGGTGATTGCTACGTATTCGATGGTCGTGTTGCTGTAAACCACCAGCTAGAGAAAGCTGACTACGACTTATGTAACGCTTGTCGTCTGCCAATCACAGAAGAAGACAAACAGTCAGACCTTTACGAACAAGGCGTAAGCTGCCCTAAATGTCACGGTACGCATTCAGAAGAGCAGATTGCTCGATTCCGCGAGCGTGAAAAGCAAATTTCTTTAGCTGATCAACGTGGTGAACAGCACGTTGGCGGTGAAAGCGCGAAGCAACGTGAAGAGCGACGTGCGGCTAAGATTGCTCAAAAAGAAGCACAGCGTAAACAAGCCTAA
- the nfsA gene encoding oxygen-insensitive NADPH nitroreductase codes for MNDTIETIMSHRSIRKFSPQPIDKTQLDTIIQAGLAASSSSMLQVVSIIRVTDPEKRAQLAQYAGNQAYVASAAEFLVFCIDYQRHSAINPQVQADFTELTLIGAVDSGIMAQNCLLAAESLGLGGVYIGGLRNNAQGVDELLGLPANTAILFGMCLGHPEQNPEVKPRLPAKVIVHENQYQALNLEDIKAYDQTMHDYYATRSSNQKQSTWSEEVTTKLAGESRPHILPYLNGKGLAKR; via the coding sequence ATGAACGATACGATTGAAACTATAATGAGCCACCGCTCGATTAGAAAATTCAGCCCGCAACCAATAGATAAAACTCAACTGGACACGATTATTCAAGCTGGCCTCGCTGCATCTTCTTCCAGCATGCTGCAAGTCGTTTCCATCATCCGAGTCACTGATCCAGAAAAACGCGCACAACTGGCGCAATACGCAGGTAACCAAGCTTACGTTGCGAGTGCGGCGGAGTTTTTAGTGTTCTGCATTGATTATCAGCGTCACTCGGCTATTAACCCTCAAGTACAAGCAGACTTTACCGAGTTAACACTGATTGGTGCCGTTGATTCCGGCATCATGGCGCAAAACTGTCTATTAGCAGCAGAATCACTGGGATTGGGTGGCGTATACATTGGTGGCTTAAGAAACAATGCTCAAGGTGTTGATGAGTTGCTCGGCTTACCTGCCAATACTGCTATTTTGTTTGGCATGTGTCTTGGTCATCCAGAACAAAATCCAGAAGTTAAACCTCGCTTACCAGCAAAAGTGATCGTACACGAAAATCAGTACCAAGCTTTAAATCTCGAAGACATAAAAGCTTACGACCAAACCATGCACGATTACTACGCCACACGTTCAAGTAATCAAAAGCAAAGCACCTGGTCTGAGGAAGTGACGACGAAATTGGCCGGAGAGTCTCGCCCGCATATTCTGCCTTATTTAAATGGCAAAGGATTAGCAAAGCGGTAA